From a region of the Mycobacterium intracellulare ATCC 13950 genome:
- a CDS encoding alpha/beta fold hydrolase: MAIEIARPKLEGNVAVGEDRQIGFAEFGDPQGRAVFWLHGTPGARRQIPTEARLYAENHKIRLIGLDRPGIGSSTPHRYENIRAFAEDLRTIADTLGIDKMAVIGLSGGGPYALASGAVLSDRVVAAGILGGVAPFLGDEGITSGLMNLGKRVAPLLRLGGDPLRIGASLVVRAIRPVANPALFLYAAISPEGDRRLLTRPEFGAMFLDDLLNGSRKQLAAPFNDIILFTRDWGFRLDEVKVPVRWWHGDSDHIVPFAHGEHVVARLPDCELIVLPGESHLGGLGRGEEILSTLMKIWDERG, translated from the coding sequence ATGGCCATCGAGATCGCCCGCCCCAAACTCGAAGGAAACGTCGCCGTCGGCGAAGACCGCCAGATCGGCTTCGCCGAATTCGGTGATCCGCAGGGCCGCGCGGTCTTCTGGCTGCACGGCACCCCCGGCGCGCGCCGCCAGATCCCCACCGAGGCCCGCCTGTACGCCGAGAACCACAAGATCCGGCTGATCGGCCTGGACCGTCCCGGGATCGGCTCGTCGACACCACATCGGTACGAGAACATTCGCGCGTTCGCCGAGGACCTGCGGACCATCGCGGACACGCTCGGCATCGACAAGATGGCCGTCATCGGCCTGTCCGGCGGCGGTCCGTACGCGCTCGCCTCGGGCGCGGTGTTGTCCGATCGCGTCGTCGCCGCCGGCATCCTCGGCGGCGTCGCGCCCTTCCTCGGCGACGAGGGGATCACCAGCGGCCTGATGAATCTGGGCAAGCGGGTGGCGCCGCTGCTGCGGCTGGGCGGTGACCCGCTGCGGATCGGTGCGAGCCTGGTGGTCCGGGCGATCCGCCCGGTCGCGAACCCCGCGCTGTTTTTGTATGCCGCGATATCGCCCGAGGGCGACCGGCGCCTGCTGACCCGGCCCGAGTTCGGGGCCATGTTCCTCGACGACCTGCTCAACGGCAGCCGCAAGCAGCTGGCGGCCCCGTTCAACGACATCATCCTGTTCACCCGGGACTGGGGATTCCGGCTCGACGAGGTCAAGGTCCCGGTGCGCTGGTGGCACGGCGACAGCGACCACATCGTGCCGTTCGCCCACGGCGAGCACGTCGTGGCCAGGCTGCCCGACTGCGAGCTGATCGTGCTCCCGGGCGAAAGCCACCTCGGCGGGCTGGGACGCGGCGAGGAGATCCTGTCCACCCTGATGAAGATCTGGGACGAGCGGGGCTGA
- a CDS encoding acyl-CoA synthetase, which yields MLLASLDPSVLTATDVADAVRIDGTVLSRSDLAGAATSVAERVGGAGRVAILAAPTAATVLAVTGCLIAGVPFVPVPADVGAAERRHMLTDSGAQAWLGAAPPKDSAPEGLPHIPVRLHARSWHRYPEPSPDATAMIIYTSGTTGLPKGVVLSRRAIAADLDALAQAWQWTADDVLVHGLPLFHVHGLVLGLLGSLRVGNRFIHTGKPTPEGYAQARTDFGGTLFFGVPTVWSRVGADEAAARALGPARLLVSGSAPLPVPVFDRLAALTGHQPVERYGASESLITISTRADGERRPGWVGLPLAGVQTRVLDDDGGAVPHDGETVGKLHVRGPMMFDGYLNRPDATAEAFDADGWYRTGDVAVIDGGGMHRIVGRESVDLIKSGGYRIGAGEIETVLLGHPGVQEAAVVGMPDADLGQRIVAYIVGSANGDELIDYVAQQLSVHKRPREVRVVDTLPRNAMGKVLKKELLSDG from the coding sequence GTGCTGCTGGCGTCCCTTGATCCCTCGGTCCTGACCGCCACCGATGTCGCCGACGCGGTGCGCATCGACGGCACCGTGCTCAGCCGCAGCGACCTCGCCGGAGCCGCGACGTCGGTGGCCGAACGGGTGGGCGGCGCGGGCCGCGTCGCCATCCTGGCCGCCCCGACCGCCGCGACGGTGCTGGCCGTCACCGGCTGCCTTATCGCGGGTGTGCCCTTCGTCCCGGTGCCCGCCGACGTCGGCGCCGCCGAACGCCGCCACATGCTCACGGACTCGGGAGCCCAGGCCTGGCTTGGGGCAGCGCCCCCAAAAGACTCGGCGCCCGAGGGGCTGCCGCACATCCCGGTGCGGCTGCACGCCCGCTCCTGGCACCGCTATCCCGAACCCTCGCCGGACGCCACCGCGATGATCATCTACACCTCGGGCACCACCGGGTTGCCCAAAGGGGTGGTGCTGAGCCGGCGCGCGATCGCCGCCGACCTCGACGCGTTGGCGCAAGCCTGGCAATGGACGGCCGACGACGTCCTGGTGCACGGCTTGCCGCTCTTTCACGTGCACGGCCTGGTGCTGGGCCTGCTCGGCTCGTTGCGGGTCGGGAATCGCTTCATCCACACCGGGAAGCCGACGCCGGAGGGCTACGCCCAGGCCCGCACCGACTTCGGCGGCACGCTGTTTTTCGGCGTGCCCACCGTGTGGTCGCGGGTCGGCGCCGACGAGGCGGCCGCCCGGGCGCTGGGCCCGGCGCGGCTGCTGGTCTCCGGAAGCGCACCGCTGCCGGTTCCGGTGTTCGACCGGTTGGCCGCCCTCACCGGGCACCAGCCCGTCGAACGCTACGGCGCCTCGGAATCGCTGATCACCATTTCGACGCGGGCCGACGGCGAGCGGCGACCGGGGTGGGTCGGCCTGCCGCTGGCCGGGGTGCAGACCCGGGTGCTCGACGACGACGGCGGCGCGGTGCCGCACGACGGCGAAACCGTGGGAAAGCTCCACGTTCGCGGTCCGATGATGTTCGACGGCTACCTGAACCGGCCGGACGCCACCGCCGAGGCGTTCGACGCCGACGGCTGGTACCGCACCGGTGACGTCGCCGTCATCGACGGCGGGGGGATGCACCGCATCGTGGGACGCGAGTCGGTCGACCTGATCAAGTCCGGCGGCTACCGCATCGGTGCGGGCGAGATCGAGACGGTGCTGCTCGGTCATCCGGGCGTGCAGGAGGCCGCGGTGGTCGGGATGCCCGACGCGGACCTCGGTCAGCGCATCGTCGCCTACATCGTCGGATCCGCCAACGGCGACGAACTGATCGACTATGTCGCGCAACAACTTTCGGTGCACAAGCGGCCACGCGAGGTGCGCGTCGTCGACACGCTGCCCCGCAACGCCATGGGTAAGGTCCTCAAAAAGGAGCTGCTGTCCGACGGCTGA
- a CDS encoding MFS transporter has translation MRRIAVACLVGSAIEFYDFMIYGTAAALVFPMVFFPHLSPSGATIASMGTFATAFLSRPLGAAVFGYFGDRLGRKKTLVATLLIMGVSTVCVGLVPSSGVIGAAAPLILVALRLLQGFAVGGEWAGSALLSAEYAPADRRGRYGVFTLMGGGIAAVLSSATFLAVNLTIGEGSAAFLQWGWRVPFLLSAVLVGLALYVRLNIEETPVFAEEKARQLIPKTPLAELLRLQRREIALAAGSILGALGFIYMAHTYLAMYAHSHLGYSRNFIWFVGALCGVASMAFMAVSATLCDRLGRRRIMLVGWSCCLLWSFLVMPLLNTGKPVGYAVAIVGMCTAAAIGSGPTAAFIPELFATRYRYSGTALAQNLAGIVGSASPPLIAGTLQATYGSWAIGFMLAALTAVSLACTYLLPETNGTALGVG, from the coding sequence ATGCGGCGGATCGCCGTCGCCTGCCTCGTGGGCTCGGCGATCGAGTTCTACGACTTCATGATCTATGGCACCGCGGCGGCACTGGTGTTCCCGATGGTGTTCTTCCCGCACCTCAGCCCCTCCGGAGCCACGATCGCCTCGATGGGGACGTTCGCGACGGCTTTTCTGTCCCGGCCCCTCGGCGCGGCCGTGTTCGGATACTTCGGGGATCGGCTGGGGCGCAAGAAGACCCTGGTCGCCACGCTGCTGATCATGGGCGTGTCAACGGTGTGCGTCGGCCTGGTCCCCAGCTCCGGGGTGATCGGTGCCGCGGCGCCGCTGATCTTGGTCGCGCTTCGGCTGCTGCAAGGGTTCGCCGTCGGCGGCGAATGGGCGGGGTCGGCGTTGCTGAGCGCCGAATACGCCCCGGCCGACCGGCGCGGCCGATACGGCGTGTTCACCTTGATGGGCGGCGGCATCGCGGCCGTGCTGAGCAGTGCGACCTTTCTCGCGGTCAACCTCACCATCGGCGAGGGCAGTGCGGCGTTCCTGCAGTGGGGATGGCGGGTGCCGTTTTTGCTCAGCGCGGTGTTGGTCGGGCTCGCGCTGTATGTGCGCCTGAACATCGAGGAGACCCCGGTGTTCGCGGAGGAGAAGGCGCGCCAGCTGATCCCCAAAACCCCGCTCGCGGAGCTGCTGCGGCTGCAGCGCCGTGAGATCGCGCTGGCCGCGGGCAGCATCCTCGGCGCGTTGGGGTTCATTTACATGGCCCACACCTATCTGGCCATGTACGCGCACTCCCACCTGGGGTATTCGCGCAACTTCATCTGGTTCGTCGGCGCGCTGTGCGGGGTCGCGAGCATGGCGTTCATGGCGGTGTCGGCCACTCTGTGCGACCGGCTCGGGCGCCGTCGCATCATGCTGGTGGGGTGGAGCTGTTGTCTGCTGTGGTCGTTTCTGGTGATGCCGCTGCTGAACACCGGCAAACCCGTGGGGTACGCGGTGGCGATCGTCGGCATGTGCACGGCCGCGGCGATCGGCTCCGGCCCGACGGCGGCGTTCATCCCCGAACTGTTCGCCACCCGCTACCGCTACAGCGGAACGGCGCTGGCGCAAAACCTCGCCGGCATCGTCGGTAGCGCGTCGCCGCCGCTGATCGCCGGGACCCTGCAGGCGACATACGGCAGCTGGGCGATCGGCTTCATGCTGGCCGCCCTCACGGCGGTCAGCCTGGCGTGCACCTATCTGCTGCCCGAAACCAACGGCACGGCGCTCGGCGTCGGTTAG
- the dapD gene encoding 2,3,4,5-tetrahydropyridine-2,6-dicarboxylate N-succinyltransferase produces MTAVTGAAGIGLATLAADGSILDTWFPAPELTESGASATSRLALSDVPPELTALIGRDDDRGTETVAVRTVIGSLDEAAADAYDAYLRLHLLSHRLVAPHGLNAGGFFGVLTNVVWTNRGPCAVEGFEAVRARLRRHGPVTVYGVDKFPRMVDYVLPTGVRIADADRVRLGAHLAPGTTVMHEGFVNYNAGTLGASMVEGRISAGVVVGDGSDVGGGASIMGTLSGGGTEVISIGKRCLLGANAGLGISLGDDCVVEAGLYVTAGTKVITPEGKQMKAREFSGGNNLLFRRNSLSGAVEVVARGGQGIALNEDLHAN; encoded by the coding sequence CTGACCGCCGTGACTGGAGCTGCAGGTATCGGGCTGGCAACGCTGGCCGCCGACGGATCGATCCTCGACACATGGTTTCCCGCACCGGAACTGACCGAGTCGGGCGCGAGTGCCACGTCGCGACTCGCGCTGTCCGACGTTCCCCCCGAGCTGACCGCATTGATCGGCCGGGACGACGACCGCGGCACCGAGACCGTCGCCGTGCGCACGGTGATCGGCTCGCTCGACGAGGCGGCCGCCGACGCCTACGACGCCTACCTGCGGCTGCATCTGCTGTCGCACCGACTGGTGGCGCCGCACGGGCTGAACGCCGGCGGCTTCTTCGGGGTATTGACGAATGTGGTCTGGACTAATCGCGGGCCCTGCGCCGTCGAGGGGTTCGAGGCCGTGCGGGCCCGGCTGCGCCGCCACGGACCGGTCACGGTCTACGGCGTCGACAAGTTCCCGCGGATGGTCGACTACGTGTTGCCGACCGGGGTGCGCATCGCCGACGCCGACCGGGTGCGGCTCGGCGCCCACCTGGCCCCGGGGACGACGGTGATGCACGAAGGCTTCGTCAACTACAACGCCGGCACGCTGGGAGCGTCGATGGTGGAGGGCCGCATCTCGGCCGGCGTGGTGGTGGGCGACGGCTCCGATGTCGGCGGTGGGGCCTCGATCATGGGCACGCTGTCCGGCGGTGGCACCGAGGTCATTTCGATCGGCAAGCGGTGCCTGCTCGGCGCCAACGCCGGCCTGGGCATCTCACTGGGCGACGACTGCGTCGTGGAAGCCGGCCTCTATGTCACGGCGGGCACCAAGGTCATCACACCCGAGGGCAAACAGATGAAGGCGCGGGAGTTCTCCGGCGGCAATAACCTGTTGTTCCGGCGCAATTCGCTGAGCGGGGCCGTGGAGGTGGTGGCGCGCGGCGGCCAGGGCATCGCCCTCAACGAGGACCTGCACGCCAACTAA
- a CDS encoding PPE family protein, SVP subgroup gives MSFVTTRPEALMAAASMLEALGSSMDAQNAAAAAPTTSIAPAAADEVSALQAAQFSAYGAWYQQVSAQAKAIHQTMVNNLDTSAGSYGETETANRVTTAASSLSPLAASPTAAADPPPAGSTTLGTGIGWGQNVGAAASDFITLGEGQFAPVTGAAGIPNFTPGLTSASAPAPAAPAAVGAAPVLASMGRGPAIGALSVPPSWAAGGVPSVNATPTQLVGAGFTSAAPHAAPVTTVPGGLPSMATSGRGGYGLGAPRYGVKPTVMPKPAI, from the coding sequence ATGTCCTTTGTCACCACACGCCCCGAGGCGCTGATGGCCGCGGCGAGCATGCTCGAAGCGCTCGGCTCCTCGATGGACGCCCAAAACGCCGCCGCCGCGGCGCCCACCACGAGCATCGCCCCGGCGGCGGCCGACGAAGTGTCCGCGCTGCAGGCCGCGCAGTTTTCCGCCTACGGCGCCTGGTATCAGCAGGTCAGCGCCCAGGCGAAGGCGATCCACCAGACGATGGTCAACAACCTGGACACCAGCGCCGGTTCCTATGGCGAGACCGAAACCGCGAATCGGGTGACGACCGCCGCCTCGTCGCTGTCGCCGCTTGCCGCCTCACCGACTGCGGCGGCCGACCCCCCGCCCGCGGGGAGCACCACGCTCGGGACCGGGATCGGGTGGGGCCAGAACGTCGGTGCCGCCGCGTCGGACTTCATCACCCTGGGGGAGGGGCAATTCGCCCCCGTCACCGGCGCCGCGGGGATTCCCAACTTCACTCCCGGGCTCACCTCGGCGTCAGCGCCCGCGCCCGCGGCCCCCGCCGCAGTCGGTGCCGCGCCGGTGCTGGCGAGCATGGGCCGCGGGCCCGCGATCGGCGCGTTGTCGGTGCCGCCCAGCTGGGCGGCCGGCGGTGTCCCGTCGGTGAACGCCACCCCGACGCAGTTGGTCGGCGCGGGCTTTACCAGCGCCGCGCCCCACGCCGCGCCGGTGACGACCGTGCCGGGCGGCCTGCCGTCGATGGCCACGAGCGGACGCGGCGGCTATGGCCTCGGCGCGCCGCGCTACGGGGTCAAGCCGACCGTCATGCCCAAGCCAGCCATCTAG
- a CDS encoding PPE family protein, producing MSFDFGALPPEINSLRMYTGAGAAPMMAAAAAFSSLADELSTTASASQSAISNLTGEEWIGPSSSAMATAVEPYITWMHTTAAQLQQAASQAMASAAAYEAAFAMTVPPPLIAANRAQLAALIATNVLGQNTAAIAATEAQYGEMWSQDAAAMYGYAAASAAAAKLSPLTSPAPTNNPGGLGAQAAAVSQAAATGAQTSGLQQTVTNAPNAVRALAAPMADPPSALSGLDSFLGNPVVNNVGNAGFDVVSWNVFNTMVSNILYNHTLDVAAATGTAGEVGGAVGGGMLVSAAAPASTAGVGAAPVLASMASASPVGGLSTPAAWSAATPAPAAATPVSSGWTAPVEEPRTTWATGMPAVASAGRGGYGMGPRYGVKPTVMPTRLLV from the coding sequence ATGTCTTTCGACTTTGGAGCACTTCCCCCCGAGATCAACTCCCTCCGCATGTACACCGGGGCGGGGGCCGCGCCGATGATGGCCGCCGCGGCGGCCTTCAGCAGCCTCGCCGACGAATTGAGTACGACGGCCTCGGCCAGCCAGTCGGCGATCTCTAACCTGACCGGCGAGGAGTGGATCGGGCCCTCCTCATCCGCGATGGCCACCGCGGTCGAGCCCTACATCACGTGGATGCACACCACCGCGGCCCAGCTGCAGCAGGCGGCCTCCCAGGCCATGGCGTCGGCGGCGGCCTACGAGGCGGCATTTGCGATGACGGTCCCGCCCCCGCTGATCGCGGCGAACAGGGCCCAACTCGCGGCCCTGATCGCGACGAACGTCTTGGGTCAGAACACCGCGGCCATCGCGGCCACCGAGGCGCAGTACGGCGAAATGTGGTCCCAGGATGCCGCCGCCATGTATGGCTACGCGGCGGCGTCGGCGGCCGCGGCCAAGCTGAGCCCCCTGACCTCGCCGGCGCCGACGAACAACCCGGGCGGGCTGGGGGCGCAGGCCGCGGCCGTCTCCCAGGCCGCGGCAACGGGCGCGCAGACGAGCGGCCTCCAGCAGACCGTCACCAACGCGCCCAACGCGGTTCGGGCACTGGCGGCCCCGATGGCCGACCCGCCGTCGGCACTGAGCGGGCTGGACAGCTTCTTGGGCAACCCGGTGGTGAACAACGTCGGCAACGCCGGTTTCGACGTGGTCTCCTGGAACGTGTTCAACACCATGGTGTCCAACATCCTCTACAACCACACCCTCGACGTGGCGGCGGCCACCGGCACGGCCGGCGAGGTGGGGGGCGCGGTCGGCGGCGGCATGTTGGTAAGCGCGGCGGCCCCGGCGAGCACCGCGGGCGTCGGCGCCGCGCCGGTGCTGGCGAGCATGGCGTCGGCATCACCGGTCGGCGGCTTGTCGACGCCCGCCGCGTGGTCCGCGGCCACGCCCGCGCCTGCCGCCGCGACGCCTGTGAGTTCGGGGTGGACCGCGCCGGTTGAAGAGCCGCGCACGACGTGGGCGACGGGCATGCCGGCGGTGGCCTCGGCCGGGCGCGGCGGCTACGGCATGGGCCCGCGTTACGGGGTCAAGCCGACGGTGATGCCCACGCGGTTGCTCGTGTAG
- the dapE gene encoding succinyl-diaminopimelate desuccinylase — protein sequence MLDLRGDPIALTAALVDIPSESRNEARLADEVEAALRAQTSGFEVVRNGNAVLARTRHQRPSRVLLAGHLDTVPVAGNLPSRHEGGELHGCGTADMKSGDAVFLHLAATVAEPVHDLTVVMYDCEEIDAAANGLGRIERELPDWLAADVAILGEPTGGYIEAGCQGTLRVVVSAAGTRAHSARSWLGDNAIHKLGAVLERLAAYEARSVDIDGCTYREGLSAVRIDGGVAGNVIPDAAAVTVNFRFAPDRSVPDALQHVHDVLAGLDVHIEQTDAAAGAMPGLSQPAAKALVEAAGGNVRAKYGWTDVARFAALGIPAVNFGPGDPNLAHRRDERVAVANITAAVDMLRRYLGG from the coding sequence GTGCTGGACTTACGCGGGGATCCGATCGCGCTGACCGCGGCGCTGGTCGACATCCCCAGCGAATCGAGGAACGAGGCGCGCCTGGCCGACGAGGTCGAGGCAGCGCTGCGCGCGCAGACCTCCGGCTTCGAGGTCGTCCGCAACGGCAACGCCGTGTTGGCGCGAACCCGACACCAGCGGCCGTCGCGGGTGCTGCTGGCCGGCCACCTGGACACCGTCCCGGTGGCCGGAAACCTGCCCAGCCGTCACGAGGGCGGCGAGCTGCACGGCTGCGGCACCGCCGACATGAAATCCGGGGACGCCGTGTTCCTCCATCTCGCCGCCACCGTCGCCGAACCCGTGCACGATCTGACGGTGGTGATGTACGACTGCGAGGAAATCGACGCGGCGGCAAACGGTTTGGGCCGCATCGAACGGGAACTGCCGGACTGGCTGGCCGCCGACGTGGCCATCCTGGGCGAACCGACGGGCGGCTACATCGAAGCCGGTTGCCAGGGCACCCTGCGCGTGGTCGTCAGCGCCGCCGGGACCCGCGCCCACTCGGCGCGATCCTGGTTGGGGGACAACGCTATTCACAAACTGGGTGCCGTGCTCGAACGGCTGGCCGCGTACGAGGCACGCAGCGTGGACATCGACGGCTGCACGTACCGCGAGGGCTTGTCGGCCGTGCGCATCGACGGCGGGGTGGCGGGCAACGTCATTCCCGATGCGGCCGCGGTGACGGTCAACTTCCGCTTTGCCCCGGACAGGTCGGTGCCCGACGCGCTGCAACACGTGCACGACGTGCTCGCCGGACTGGACGTGCACATCGAACAGACCGACGCCGCGGCCGGGGCGATGCCCGGGCTGTCCCAGCCCGCCGCCAAGGCGTTGGTTGAGGCGGCGGGCGGTAACGTGCGGGCCAAGTACGGCTGGACCGACGTCGCGCGGTTCGCCGCGCTGGGTATACCGGCGGTCAACTTCGGCCCCGGCGACCCGAATTTGGCGCACCGGCGCGACGAACGCGTGGCGGTCGCCAACATCACCGCGGCGGTGGACATGCTGCGCCGCTACCTGGGCGGCTAG
- a CDS encoding ATPase AAA produces MPIRWNVPQHATASERLDAALAAGGRGAAVLGPDGVGKSTLARVAAEHFAGQHPDTLVRWVTGTPTERAVPFGAFSHLVQIADIGKPAALLRAARASLGGDDLLLVVDDAQHLDVLSATLVYQLARAGTARLIVTARADASPDAIAALWSDGLLDRMDIEPPGGTTPPAEVDAFLAELPAPARSVLEYLAVCEPLSLADLTVLAGDGAVAEAVRWGAAETRVRGGASEDPVVYTAHPLFAERTLAALDPDDARQRRTELVTLLSQRPSEHLSDRLRLMSLARDSDARQRPADVVAAAQQALRLGDMALGERLARSALERSGGLAARLALAHALGWQGRGREADALLADVDSAGLTEAALMEWALLRAANQFWILSEPERATAFLRTVRNRVADAGPRTTLDALSATFAMNAGNVGHAVKVAEEVLASASADDQAVAWAGSAAALCAARQGRFGDVEPLAQRALGAEHPGLLRFTIGLGQTTTLLMAGRLEEARQLARQFTDFAELQQPGRAIGEVLLAHVLLAGGEFASAADILIPATATLERTGYSWGPLSLTLLATALSQLGDTAAAAKALSRAESRHGTKSALFAPELGVARAWRLALLRDSHGAVAAAREAARAAERGGQRAVAVRVWHEAVRLGDSRAGDPLARLCDEIDCVVGRIALAHARALTAGDAEALRAVSDELTSIGMHAAAADAAAQARRCGG; encoded by the coding sequence GTGCCGATTCGATGGAACGTCCCCCAACATGCGACGGCCTCAGAGCGGCTGGATGCGGCGTTGGCCGCGGGGGGCCGGGGAGCGGCGGTGTTGGGGCCCGACGGCGTCGGCAAATCCACCTTGGCCCGCGTGGCCGCCGAGCACTTCGCCGGTCAACATCCCGACACGCTCGTCCGCTGGGTCACCGGCACCCCGACCGAACGCGCGGTGCCCTTCGGGGCCTTCAGCCACCTGGTGCAGATCGCCGACATCGGCAAGCCGGCCGCGCTGCTGCGGGCCGCGCGCGCCTCGCTGGGCGGCGACGACCTGCTGCTCGTCGTCGACGATGCCCAACACCTGGACGTGCTGTCGGCCACGCTGGTCTACCAGCTGGCGCGGGCCGGGACGGCGCGGCTGATCGTGACCGCCCGCGCCGACGCCTCCCCCGATGCGATCGCCGCGCTGTGGAGCGACGGCCTGCTCGACCGGATGGATATCGAGCCGCCCGGCGGGACGACGCCGCCCGCGGAGGTCGACGCCTTCCTCGCCGAGTTGCCCGCGCCGGCCCGGTCGGTGCTGGAGTATCTCGCCGTGTGCGAGCCGCTGTCGCTCGCCGACCTGACCGTCCTGGCCGGCGACGGCGCGGTGGCCGAGGCGGTCAGGTGGGGCGCCGCCGAGACCCGGGTGCGGGGCGGGGCCTCCGAGGACCCCGTCGTCTACACGGCCCACCCGCTGTTCGCCGAGCGGACGCTGGCCGCGCTGGACCCCGACGACGCGCGACAACGGCGCACCGAGCTGGTCACGTTGCTGTCGCAGCGTCCATCCGAGCATCTCAGCGACCGGCTGCGGCTGATGTCGTTGGCGCGAGACAGCGACGCGCGCCAACGGCCCGCCGACGTCGTCGCCGCCGCGCAGCAGGCGCTGAGGCTGGGTGACATGGCGCTGGGCGAGCGGCTGGCCCGCTCGGCGCTCGAGCGCTCCGGCGGGCTGGCCGCGCGGCTCGCGCTCGCGCACGCGCTGGGCTGGCAGGGCCGCGGCCGCGAGGCCGATGCGCTGTTGGCCGACGTCGACTCCGCCGGGTTGACCGAAGCCGCCCTGATGGAGTGGGCGTTGCTGCGGGCGGCGAACCAGTTCTGGATTCTGAGCGAGCCCGAGCGTGCGACGGCGTTCTTGCGGACCGTCCGCAATCGCGTCGCAGATGCCGGGCCGCGGACCACGCTGGACGCGCTTAGCGCGACCTTCGCGATGAACGCGGGCAACGTCGGGCACGCGGTCAAGGTCGCCGAGGAGGTGCTGGCCTCGGCGTCGGCCGACGACCAGGCGGTGGCCTGGGCCGGCAGCGCGGCCGCGTTGTGCGCGGCGCGGCAGGGCCGGTTCGGTGACGTCGAGCCGTTGGCGCAGCGCGCCCTGGGAGCCGAACATCCCGGGTTGCTGCGCTTCACCATCGGGCTGGGCCAGACGACCACGTTGTTGATGGCGGGCAGGCTCGAGGAGGCCCGCCAATTGGCCCGGCAGTTCACCGATTTCGCCGAACTGCAGCAGCCGGGCCGCGCGATCGGCGAGGTGCTGCTGGCGCATGTGCTGCTTGCCGGCGGCGAATTCGCCTCCGCAGCAGACATTTTGATCCCGGCGACCGCCACTCTGGAGCGCACCGGCTATTCGTGGGGGCCGCTGTCGCTGACGCTGCTGGCCACCGCGCTGTCCCAGCTCGGAGATACCGCTGCCGCGGCAAAAGCGTTGAGCAGGGCCGAATCCCGGCACGGAACCAAGTCGGCGTTGTTCGCCCCCGAGCTCGGGGTGGCGCGCGCGTGGCGGCTGGCGTTGCTGCGCGACTCGCACGGCGCGGTGGCCGCCGCGCGCGAGGCCGCCCGCGCGGCCGAGCGCGGCGGGCAGCGGGCCGTGGCGGTGCGCGTCTGGCACGAGGCCGTGCGGTTGGGCGACAGCCGTGCCGGCGATCCGTTGGCCCGGCTCTGCGACGAGATCGATTGTGTCGTTGGCAGAATCGCGTTGGCCCACGCCCGCGCGCTCACCGCGGGCGATGCCGAGGCGTTGCGGGCGGTGTCGGACGAGCTGACGTCGATCGGGATGCACGCGGCCGCCGCCGACGCCGCCGCGCAGGCTCGGCGCTGCGGCGGCTAG
- a CDS encoding LOG family protein — MPGERDSAREWAVCVYCASGPQHPELLGVAAELGEAIAERGWTLVWGGGRVSAMGAVASAARARGGRTVGVIPQVLMRREIADADADELIVSDTLHERKQIMEDRADAFIALPGGIGTLDELLDTWTTAYLGLHDKPIVLLDPVGHYEGLWTWLCGLLDSGYVSQVAMDRLVLVDKVGAALDACAPG, encoded by the coding sequence ATGCCCGGGGAACGCGATTCAGCCCGCGAGTGGGCGGTGTGTGTGTACTGCGCGTCCGGTCCGCAGCATCCCGAATTGCTCGGTGTCGCTGCAGAACTCGGCGAGGCCATCGCGGAGCGCGGCTGGACGCTGGTGTGGGGCGGTGGCCGCGTTTCGGCGATGGGCGCGGTGGCGAGCGCGGCGCGGGCCCGCGGGGGCCGGACCGTCGGCGTCATCCCCCAGGTCTTGATGCGGCGCGAGATCGCCGACGCGGACGCCGACGAGCTGATCGTCAGCGACACCCTGCACGAGCGCAAGCAGATCATGGAAGACCGCGCCGACGCGTTCATCGCGCTGCCGGGCGGCATCGGCACCCTCGACGAGTTGCTCGACACCTGGACCACGGCCTACCTCGGTCTCCACGACAAACCCATCGTGCTGCTGGACCCCGTCGGCCACTACGAGGGGCTGTGGACGTGGTTGTGCGGCTTGCTCGACAGCGGTTACGTCTCCCAGGTGGCGATGGACCGATTGGTGCTGGTCGACAAGGTGGGCGCGGCGCTGGACGCGTGCGCGCCCGGCTGA